The segment TCCCGGGGTCTccacctctctctgaaatctccaCTCTGCTCCTCCAGGTCTCCTGCTTCCGGGAGGAGAGAGATGTCCTGGTGAACGGAGACCAGCGCTGgatcacgcagctgcattttgctttCCAGGACGAGAATTACCTGGTGAGTCCCACCTGAGGGAGGGCAGGGAGCATCGCTTGGGTCTGAGCATTTAGGTGGGTCTGGCTGGCTTGGGTTTATTCAGACCTCCCAGTCGCTTTATAGAGGAGGTGGCTGCTATGAACATTTAAACTATTATGATAATATGCTGTGctgtactatatttatttatttatttattcacttatttcttcacttatttatttattattttattaatttatttattaattaatttatttatttatttttatgccgcccttttccctagactcagggcgcccagactccaccctgcaagggGTTATGGGGGTCGTTAAAAGCAGACGACAGCATGTAGTACAGTATGGAATATATAGCATAGAATAGACTGTGTCGTATAACTTaccttatacagtggtccctcaatttccacgggggatgcgttccgagaccgcccgcgaaagtcgaatttccgcgaagtagagatgcggaagtaaatacagtgatccctcgattagcgcgggggttacgttccaagacctcccgcgctaatcgatttccgcgttatagtggtgcggaagtaaaaaacaccatctgcgcatgcgcaccatttttttcatggccgcacatgcgcagatggtggagtttgcgtgtgggcggcggggaagaccaagggaaggttccttcggccgcccaacagctgatctgctccgcagcgcggaagcagcgaggagccgaagatggggtttccccgttgcccaggcaaaggggaaaccccatcttcggctcctcgctgctgccgcgctgcggagcggatcaggtgttgggcggctgaaggaaccttcccttggtcttcccgccgcccaggcaaaggggaaaccccaagatcgcttgccgcttgccgcttgccgtattgcagcttggagccttgcttcgcctccttcactgcaatacggcaagcggcaagtggcaagcgatcttggggtttcccctttgcctgggcggcgctggggccatgcggagccgctcatctaggggggcgtggaccggcaaggtgccctccgctctctctctttctctcactgttaccggtgtggtataagagagagaaagagagagaaaggagggcgacttgccagtccacgcccccctggatgagcggccccgcatgaccccagcgccggactccgccgttgcctctgcccttgttcggctctgcagctgagaggccacgtccaccccctcctcggtgtccccggcacccagcgtccccacgccgcctccacctcccggtaatgcgcccgacctctgcctctctctttctctctcatataccacgccggcaacagggagagaaagagagagagaaatgatagaaaaaagtggagaaaaaaagagaaataagaaaatgattgaagcagagaatgacaggaaagaaagagaaagagacagagaagtgactcttggtgatgacgtatgacatcatcgggtggtaaaaaccgtggtatagcaaaaaaaccgtggagtattttttaattaatattttttgaaaaaccgtgttgtagcgtttcgcactaatcgagaccgtgctaatcgagggatcactgtacactatttttggctatgaacagtatcccaagccttcccttaacactttaaacccctaaattgcaatttcccattcccttagcaaccctttagattattactcaccatgtttatttattaaagtttattcaaaaaaatatttattaaaggcggacgaaagtttggcgatggcatatgacgtcattgggcagggaaaaccgtggtataggggaaaaaactgcgaagtattttttaattaatatttttgaaaaaccgtggtatagactttttgcgaagttcaaacccacgaaaatcgagggaacactgtactgcattaTACCGTACTAGGGTTGGGTCTGTACCGTGATGGAGATGTCAATCAACTCGCCTAAGAACGGAACCGTCCCTCGGCCTtagtttttttcctccttctgcCTTTCTCCAGTACCTGGTGATGGACTACTACGTTGGGGGTGACCTCCTGACCCTCCTGAGCAAATTTGGGGACCGCATCCCGCTGGAGATGGCCCGGTTCTACTTGGCTGAGATGGTGATGGCCATTGATTCCATCCACAGCATGGGCTACGTGCACAGGTGCCGTGGCTGGGGGTGGCTCCAGGGGAGGGGGTGGTGGCAATGTCCAGAGCAGCCTTCTTGGGGTTCTTCCACCCGGCCTCCTTGCCAATCACCTCCGCTCTCCGTCCGGCAGGGACATCAAGCCCGACAACATCCTTCTCGACCGATGTGGGCACATCCGGCTGGGGGATTTTGGCTCCTGCCTCAAGCTTCGAGAAGACCGGACGGTGAGACTTCCAACCGAGTTGGGGGGAGGGCAACTCTAGGGATGGGAGGAAAATGACCATCATGGCTTAATGATGGCCAAGGAGTATGGCTTTGGCCCCAAGACCTTTCTGAGTTCCTGTGCAAGCTACTCACAAACTAGGATTGCCACTGGAGGGTCTTGGCTTCAAGGACAGCTAAGGGGCCATACCAGAAACAGGACGGGGCAGTTTGGACTCTGGTTCCGAGGTTCTGACCCGCATTCTCACGGCGGCAGGTCTGTTCCATAGTGGCAGTGGGCACCCCCGACTACCTCTCCCCGGAGATCTTGCGAGCGGTGGAAGGTGGCCGCCATTCTTACGGCACGGAATGTGACTGGTGGTCGCTGGGCATTTTTGCCTACGAGATGTTCTTTGGGCACACCCCCTTCTTTGCCGACGCCGTGGTGGAGACCTACGGCAAGATCCTGAACTTCAAGGTTCGTGGCTGGAGGGCGACGGGAGGGTGGATCgaaagtggggtgggtgggttaacgTGCCCCAGTGCTGGACCGAGAAGTGGTTGATGGTACCCTGGTTCTACTGACAGGGGAGGGTCTTTGTAGCTGTGGGGTCCTGAGCACTCTCTGAGCTGGGTGGTTTTCTTGGAGACCTTTcacgacccaactagggaacaccatcagtgctagaagaagGGGGGGACTTTTCGGAGTGGAGGAggcagaagagaaggaggactaTGAGATTCTTGGTACTCTCAGACCTTGCTGGAGCTTTGcagatacagtggtgcctctacttaagaatttaattcattccatgaccaggttcttaagtagaaaagtttgtaagtagaggcaatttttcccatagggatcaatgtaaaagccaataatgcaggcaaaccccttaggaaagaaataaaagctcagaatttgggtgggagggagaggaggaggaggacagtcgtacATTCCCCACGAGagttacgtgccttgtaacctttattttatttatttgatttgtatgccgctcctctccgtagactcggggcggctcacaacacaataaaacagttcatgacaaatctaataatttacaatttaaagtatttaaaaaccccatttttaaacagacatacatacaaacataccatacataaattgtatatgcccgggggagatatctcagttcccccatgcctgatgacaaaggtgggttttaaggagcttacgaaaggcaaggagggtaggggcagttctaatctctggggggagctggttccagagagtcggggccgccacagagaaggctcttcccctgggtcccgccaactgacattgtttagtcgacgggacccggagaagaccaactctgtgggacctgaccggtcgctgggattcgtgcggcagaaggcggtctcggagatattctggtccgatgccttacTTTCCAGAGAACCCTAGCAGCTAACGTGGTCAGCGCATGTAGCCCAGGCCCTGTTCTGGTCACTCACTCGctgcttccccctttctttccaacGTTCATTTTCCCCCAAGGACCATTTCCGCTTCCCGCTCTCGGCCCCAGAGATCCCACCGGAAGCGCAGGCCTTAATCGAAGGGCTGGTCTGTGCGCGGGAGACGCGCCTGGGGCGGAACGGCATTCAGGACTTCAAGGAACACCCCTTCTTCGCCGGCATCGACTGGCAGGGCCTGCGCGACTGCAGCCCCTCCTTCGTGCCCGAGTTTGCCAACGCCACGGACACGTGCAACTTTGACGTGGTGGATGACTGTCTCACCGACATGGTGAGAGGGGGAGGGGTACGTGAgctcttctttttctcccctaTTCGTAtgaccgttcatttagtgaccattcaaagttaaccACGgcaatgaaaaatgtgacttgggaccgtttttcacacaactttccctctctccttggtCACGTGATCCCAAATTCAGACAGCTGAAAactgactcttatttatttatttatttattttatttatttatttatttatttatttatttatttaaattggatttgtatgccgcccctctccgaggactcagggcggctcacaacaaatataaaaacatagtaataatacatctaaatccaattaatataattaaaaccctaaaaatcctaaaataatttaaaacattcattatcattctCTCCATAAAACATACTAAGAAAAAAtcacttgttggtcagggggaaagatccaatgaccccaggcctggcgacacaGATGAGTCTTTGAACTTTTTtcggaaggagggtgggggcattgcgaatctccggggggggggagctaattccagagggctggagcccccacagagaaggcccttcccctaggtcccaccagccgacattgtctggctgatttATGATGGGTTGagggtcacgtgatccctttttgtgacctGGAAATCGGAGTCACAGAGGGGAACACCAGGTTCACTTAATAACCCTCTTACTTACTTAGCGACTGTAGTGATTGTGGTTACTCTGCTCTCACTGacaacctcccccctcccctcttttccaGGAGACCCTGTGGGACGTCATCGAGACCTCTCCCCTCGGAGTGCAGCTGCCCTTTGTGGGCTACTCCTACACTTACACGGCTGTGAAGTAAGAGGCACCCTTTTGTACTTTGCCAAACTTGTGTGTAAGTTTGCGCCCAAAGGCTTAGGCTGGAGCTGCAACCTAAAAGTTTTCTTCCTGGTATCAATTTCCACCAGAGTTTTGGGTCCAAAGTTTGTTCTCAGCAGCAGAACGGATCCTTGTTGCATCCTCGTTTTTCCCCATCTCAGCACCTACATTTGTcccccctacaaaaagatattgacaaaatggaacgggtccaaagacgggctacaagaatggtggaaggtcttgagcataaaacatatcaggaaagacttcatggactcaatctgtagagtctggaggacagaaggaaaaggggggacatgattgaaacatttacatatgtgaaagggttaaataaggtccaggagggaaatgtttttaacaggaaagtgaacacaagaacaaaggggacacaatctgaggttagttgggggaaagatcaaaggcaacgtgagaaaatattattttactgaaagagtagtagatccttggaacaaacttccagcagacgtggttggtcaatccacaggaactgaatttaaacatgcctgggataaacatagatccatcctaagataaaacacaggaaatagtataagggcagactaggtggaccatgaggtctttttctgccgtcagtcttctatgtttctatgttttaagaggggtgggcttcaactcccagaattccccagctttaTGGCAAGGGGGAGGGGCAAGCACTCACCCCCACCTGCTTTCCAGGTCTGGTTTTGGTCCCAAGAGCTGGGCCAGGACTTTAAACAGGCCCAGTAGGGTTGGGGGGCTGGCTCTGCCATATGGCACCTCTGTTGTTGTGTGAGGGATATTTTATCTCTGgctttttatttcccccccttagagcagtggttctcaaccttttgtaatgccgcaaccccttaatacagttccttgtgttgtggtgacccccaaccataagtctagcgccaattctcccaacagagcttgaagctgattggcaggaaggtcagagggacagacCCACTGTCAactcctgattggtcggattgtaaaaatatgttccagggcGCCAGaatacaatttaatttaatttagttttagaagctttagttcctaacaacaccatgggaaatttgtcttttcccgtgttgttaggcaacccctgtgaaacggtcatttgacctccaaaggggtcccggtccccaggttgagaaacccTGCCCTAGAGGTTTTATAACAATTGTGTTCTTAGGAGTTGTTGTTAGCCACCTGGAGTCACCTAGCATGACAAGCAACCACGCCTCTGTTCTCCACAAATACATGAAATAAACCCAGCTGTGGAGAATTCAAAAAGGACCAGCTGGACATAccgggagtcctcaacttacgaccaccatTGAGCCTGAAATTTCCATTGTTGAGCAAGACAGATGTTATGTAAATTTTGCCCCCGTTTACTGCCTTCCTTGGCACAGTTGTTCAGTCCGTCTTCTCCGTTAACTTTGCTGGTCAGGTCATCGCAAAGGGGCACCCAGTGACTCCCCGGGACACGGCAACCGTTATAAATACGAGGCGGTTGCCAAGCACCCGAATTCGGATCACGTagccacagggatgctgcaacgatTGTAAAGCATGAGAAAACGATTgtcaagtcccttttttcagtgcccatTATAACTCTGAGCGGTCACTGCAGGCGTGGCCGTAAGTGGAGGACTGCGTGTCCAGGTGCCGTGGCTGGAGAGCCGCGGTCACTgagactccccccccctctcagACAGAAAGAGCGCCAGGGAAGGGAGCCTGGTCCCATCGCCATGGAGGTGGAGCCCGCTGGGAGGAGGCCGTCCGGAGCAGCCCAGGAGACGCCTCCAGGGGAGGAGCTGGTAggtggagagggggggggcagctgGGAGGGCGGCCATCGCTTAGCCATGATTTCGGGGGGAGAATAagtgaaatttaaaataaaaaaataaaataaaattaagaggCTCTTCAAAGACCTGTGTGCAAAAGTAAaatgagagaggagagaagagaaaaagggagaaaaggagaaaagaggagagaggagaagaaaggaaagaagagaaaaagggagaaaaggagaagagaaaagaggagagagaggtgagaagaaaaaaagggagaaaaggagaagagaaaagaggagagaggagaggtgagaagagaaaaggggagaaaaggagaaaagaggagaggagaagaaaggaaagaagagaaaaagggagaaaaggagaagagaaaagaggagagaggagaggtgagaagagaaaaagggagaaaaggagaagagaaaagaggagagaggagaagaaaggaaagaagagaaaaagggagaaaaggagaagagaaaagaggaaaagaagaaaggaaaggagaaaaggtgagaaaaagagaagagaaaaagggagaagaggagatgagaagaaagaaaaggaaaggagaaaaggtgagaaaaagagaagggagaagagaggaaaagagaggagaagagaaaaagggagaagagatgagaagaaaggaaaggagaaaaggggagaaaaagagaagagaaaaagggagaagaggagatgagaagaaagaaaaggaaaggagaaaaggtgagaaaaagagaagggagaagagaggaaaagagaggagaagagaaaaagggagaagagatgagaagaaaggaaaggagaaaaggggagaaaaagagaagagaaaaagggagaagaggagatgagaagaaaggagaggagaaaaggggagaaaaagagaagggagaagagaggaaaagagaggagaagagaaaaagggagaagagatgagaagaaaggaaagaagagaaaaaggaagaaaaagagaagagaaagaggagaggagaaaaggggagaagaggaaagaagaaaaaagaggagaggaaCATAGCCTGACAAGTGCATTGCTGGGTTTTATTAGCCTGATCTGGAGCAGCTGCAGAGGAGGCCCTGGAGACAGCGGGAGGCTCGGTTGTGTGTTCGTTACACCATCACCGCTTTGTGTTTCCTGCCAGGCCTGCAAACTGTCCGATGGGCAGAAGCTGGACCGGTCATTGTTCCTGGAACTGCAGGCGGCCTTAGAGGAGGAGCTGAAGAGCCGGGAGATGCTGTGTCAGGAGCTCAGCATGGTCAAGGTGGCCAACCAGACTTTCGCCAGGTGAGACGAAGAGGCGGGCAGCTCTTATTGGAAAGCCAATAAGGTCGGG is part of the Erythrolamprus reginae isolate rEryReg1 chromosome 11, rEryReg1.hap1, whole genome shotgun sequence genome and harbors:
- the DMPK gene encoding myotonin-protein kinase isoform X2, which encodes MAAEVRLKKLEELVLDRSIGLETLVDLLLCVHHELSTSPLAQEKYIMEFLQWAEPVTSRLRQLRLQRDDFEILKVIGRGAFSEVAVVKQKRTSQVYAMKIMNKWDMLKRGEVSCFREERDVLVNGDQRWITQLHFAFQDENYLYLVMDYYVGGDLLTLLSKFGDRIPLEMARFYLAEMVMAIDSIHSMGYVHRDIKPDNILLDRCGHIRLGDFGSCLKLREDRTVCSIVAVGTPDYLSPEILRAVEGGRHSYGTECDWWSLGIFAYEMFFGHTPFFADAVVETYGKILNFKDHFRFPLSAPEIPPEAQALIEGLVCARETRLGRNGIQDFKEHPFFAGIDWQGLRDCSPSFVPEFANATDTCNFDVVDDCLTDMETLWDVIETSPLGVQLPFVGYSYTYTAVKQKERQGREPGPIAMEVEPAGRRPSGAAQETPPGEELACKLSDGQKLDRSLFLELQAALEEELKSREMLCQELSMVKVANQTFASQLKEAESRNVELEAQIKRLTEQIEDMKAASEEAKWQRGIAAM
- the DMPK gene encoding myotonin-protein kinase isoform X4 — translated: MAAEVRLKKLEELVLDRSIGLETLVDLLLCVHHELSTSPLAQEKYIMEFLQWAEPVTSRLRQLRLQRDDFEILKVIGRGAFSEVAVVKQKRTSQVYAMKIMNKWDMLKRGEVSCFREERDVLVNGDQRWITQLHFAFQDENYLYLVMDYYVGGDLLTLLSKFGDRIPLEMARFYLAEMVMAIDSIHSMGYVHRDIKPDNILLDRCGHIRLGDFGSCLKLREDRTVCSIVAVGTPDYLSPEILRAVEGGRHSYGTECDWWSLGIFAYEMFFGHTPFFADAVVETYGKILNFKDHFRFPLSAPEIPPEAQALIEGLVCARETRLGRNGIQDFKEHPFFAGIDWQGLRDCSPSFVPEFANATDTCNFDVVDDCLTDMVRGGGETLWDVIETSPLGVQLPFVGYSYTYTAVKQKERQGREPGPIAMEVEPAGRRPSGAAQETPPGEELACKLSDGQKLDRSLFLELQAALEEELKSREMLCQELSMVKVANQTFASQLKEAESRNVELEAQIKRLTEQIEDMKAASEEAALVWSPPCPPNLSQPSLPWVGGPAHPSGSVASRLCEYPLVVPLYRPLLLFSRVRRPCIAQVGHLPLCTGGHGLEASNQGQVEAV
- the DMPK gene encoding myotonin-protein kinase isoform X3, which codes for MAAEVRLKKLEELVLDRSIGLETLVDLLLCVHHELSTSPLAQEKYIMEFLQWAEPVTSRLRQLRLQRDDFEILKVIGRGAFSEVAVVKQKRTSQVYAMKIMNKWDMLKRGEVSCFREERDVLVNGDQRWITQLHFAFQDENYLYLVMDYYVGGDLLTLLSKFGDRIPLEMARFYLAEMVMAIDSIHSMGYVHRDIKPDNILLDRCGHIRLGDFGSCLKLREDRTVCSIVAVGTPDYLSPEILRAVEGGRHSYGTECDWWSLGIFAYEMFFGHTPFFADAVVETYGKILNFKDHFRFPLSAPEIPPEAQALIEGLVCARETRLGRNGIQDFKEHPFFAGIDWQGLRDCSPSFVPEFANATDTCNFDVVDDCLTDMVRGGGETLWDVIETSPLGVQLPFVGYSYTYTAVKQKERQGREPGPIAMEVEPAGRRPSGAAQETPPGEELACKLSDGQKLDRSLFLELQAALEEELKSREMLCQELSMVKVANQTFASQLKEAESRNVELEAQIKRLTEQIEDMKAASEEGT
- the DMPK gene encoding myotonin-protein kinase isoform X1 — its product is MAAEVRLKKLEELVLDRSIGLETLVDLLLCVHHELSTSPLAQEKYIMEFLQWAEPVTSRLRQLRLQRDDFEILKVIGRGAFSEVAVVKQKRTSQVYAMKIMNKWDMLKRGEVSCFREERDVLVNGDQRWITQLHFAFQDENYLYLVMDYYVGGDLLTLLSKFGDRIPLEMARFYLAEMVMAIDSIHSMGYVHRDIKPDNILLDRCGHIRLGDFGSCLKLREDRTVCSIVAVGTPDYLSPEILRAVEGGRHSYGTECDWWSLGIFAYEMFFGHTPFFADAVVETYGKILNFKDHFRFPLSAPEIPPEAQALIEGLVCARETRLGRNGIQDFKEHPFFAGIDWQGLRDCSPSFVPEFANATDTCNFDVVDDCLTDMVRGGGETLWDVIETSPLGVQLPFVGYSYTYTAVKQKERQGREPGPIAMEVEPAGRRPSGAAQETPPGEELACKLSDGQKLDRSLFLELQAALEEELKSREMLCQELSMVKVANQTFASQLKEAESRNVELEAQIKRLTEQIEDMKAASEEAKWQRGIAAM